Proteins encoded by one window of Nicotiana tabacum cultivar K326 chromosome 10, ASM71507v2, whole genome shotgun sequence:
- the LOC107774331 gene encoding AT-hook motif nuclear-localized protein 1: MMEMEDKESTESGSLGVNSEYDSPPPPPHPQPPPVTAVAANGSLTSGSGSGVVPQQMLNMNTNMNMGMTTTEGVVGVVVVGSGGGGVVGSGGEKKKRGRPRKYDAEGNLTPQYIKAAAAAAAAKAAVAAAAVTSPAAGGGGGGGVTPPSGFTITSPPSSAFSSSSSKRGRGRPSGSSGNLQLIASLGELFAHTAGGDFMPHVVTVHTGEDVAGKVYSFVQKGSRGICVLSANGAVSNVTIRQPGSSGGLLTYEGRFEILALTGSYTVSENGGMKSRSGGLSVSLAGPDGRVIGGGIAGSLIAASPIQMVVGSFMPNAFIKHNKRKHHQVEPRMAPVIHSSPDPVSMVRPVSHAPLVNNMTLTQAPQIPMQNHGEVDNSTSNKDMPNSTSTDTSDCNGSEPTFEQRPYPDINLSIPME, from the exons ATGATGGAAATGGAAGACAAAGAGAGTACAGAATCTGGTTCACTCGGTGTTAACTCAGAATATGACTCACCACCGCCACCACCACACCCCCAACCACCACCAGTAACAGCAGTAGCAGCCAATGGGAGTTTGACAAGTGGCAGTGGTAGTGGGGTTGTGCCACAACAAATGCTGAATATGAACACGAACATGAACATGGGTATGACAACAACTGAGGGGGTAGTAGGGGTGGTGGTCGTGGGTAGTGGGGGTGGTGGGGTAGTGGGTAGTGGTGGGGAGAAAaagaagagagggaggccaagaaagTATGATGCAGAAGGGAACTTAACACCTCAATATATAAAAGCAGCTGCAGCAGCAGCTGCAGCTAAAGCAGCAGTGGCGGCGGCGGCAGTGACGTCACCTGCtgctggtggtggtggtggtggtggagtGACACCACCGTCAGGTTTTACTATAACGTCACCGCCTTCTtctgctttttcttcttcttcctctaaaAGAGGACGTGGCAGACCTTCTGGTTCTTCTGGTAACTTGCAATTAATTGCTTCTTTGG GTGAGCTGTTTGCACATACAGCTGGAGGGGATTTTATGCCACATGTGGTTACTGTGCATACTGGAGAG GATGTGGCTGGAAAGGTTTATTCTTTTGTGCAGAAGGGTTCAAGAGGGATCTGTGTTTTGTCTGCAAATGGGGCTGTTTCTAATGTTACAATTCGTCAGCCTGGTTCTTCTGGTGGTCTCTTGACATATGAG GGGCGCTTTGAGATCTTAGCGTTAACTGGATCTtacactgtttctgaaaatgGTGGCATGAAAAGTAGGTCTGGTGGATTAAGTGTTTCATTGGCTGGCCCAGATGGCCGTGTTATTGGTGGTGGTATTGCTGGTTCACTTATCGCTGCAAGCCCCATCCAA ATGGTGGTCGGAAGTTTCATGCCAAATGCTTTTATAAAACACAATAAAAGAAAGCATCACCAAGTCGAACCAAGAATGGCTCCCGTTATCCACAGCTCTCCGGACCCTGTTTCAATGGTAAGACCTGTATCACATGCACCACTTGTGAACAACATGACTCTAACTCAGGCACCTCAAATACCAATGCAAAACCACGGAGAGGTCGATAACAGCACGAGCAACAAAGATATGCCAAATTCCACATCTACCGACACTTCTGACTGTAATGGATCGGAACCAACTTTTGAGCAGAGACCATATCCTGATATTAACCTGTCTATACCTATGGAGTAG
- the LOC107774333 gene encoding putative FCP1 homology domain-containing protein C1271.03c: MARKLSNLKLKTLVFYDDYSDHEDETKDIGKELDLPLEKLNLGPKKKLLVLNLGGLLVHRVHRRDWFTVESYKPDLVCGNFSVFKRPFCDQFMKFCLERFEVGLWSSAMERNMDAILDNIMVGLRRKLLFVWDQEKCIDSGFKCLEKKDKPIFLKQLKKIWENKYHILPFRGGKFSESNTLLIDDEPHVALLNPPNTAVFPPVFKVGKGKDTLLGPNGDLRKFLEGVADADDVPTYVKEHPFGQPAITASHPDWNYYVKIILRFGIKKEASEV, from the exons ATGGCAAGAAAGCTTTCAAATCTGAAGTTGAAAACCCTGGTTTTTTATGATGATTATAGTGATCATGAAGATGAAACAAAGGACATTGGAAAAGAGTTAGACCTTCCCTTAGAGAAACTGAACCTTGGTCCAAAAAAGAAACTCCTTGTGCTTAATCTTGGAGGGCTGCTGGTTCATAGAGTGCATCGTCGCGACTGGTTCACTGTTGAAAGCTACAAACCGGACTTAGTTTGTGGAAATTTCTCAG TTTTCAAGAGACCATTTTGTGATCAATTTATGAAGTTTTGCCTCGAAAGATTTGAAGTCGGACTATGGTCATCTGCAATGGA GAGAAACATGGATGCTATTCTAGACAACATCATGGTTGGACTTCGACGAAAGTTGTTATTTGTATGG GATCAAGAAAAATGCATTGACAGTGGCTTTAAATGCTTGGAGAAGAAGGACAAGCCCATATTCTTGAAACAACTgaagaaaatttgggaaaacaAGTATCATATCCTTCCTTTTCGTGGgggaaaattttcagaatccaaCACACTTTTGATTGATGATGAGCCCCACGTAGCTCTACTTAACCCT CCTAATACAGCGGTTTTCCCTCCTGTTTTCAAAGTTGGAAAAGGCAAAGACACGTTACTTG GTCCTAACGGCGATCTACGGAAGTTTCTGGAAGGTGTAGCAGATGCAGATGATGTTCCAACGTACGTGAAAGAACATCCTTTTGGACAACCTGCAATAACAGCTTCTCATCCTGATTGGAATTACTATGTTAAGATAATTCTCCGTTTTGGCATAAAAAAGGAAGCTTCTGAAGTTTAG
- the LOC142164960 gene encoding uncharacterized protein LOC142164960, producing MNPIDDKKETVTFRAVSHDEEGKTKVTKHQVNTHNIETLKHVEKKLIDKGIHRKDRRPIDEIPLTKQPKSGHGGKFTWEGPEDMIENEMDGAPMAIDENDPNYVDEEEERRILRGEVSGVEGLVIGEIDVAKVANNEGVGRVDVVDPFLQTNT from the coding sequence atgaatccTATAGACGATAAGAAGGAAACAGTGACATTTCGAGCAGTAAGCCACGACGAAGAAGGCAAAACAAAGGTAACAAAACACCAAGTAAACACACACAACATCGAAACCCTAAAACACGTAGAAAAAAAACTCATAGACAAAGGTATACACAGAAAAGACCGACGTCCAATAGATGAAATTCCTTTAACAAAACAGCCAAAATCAGGGCACGGTGGGAAGTTTACATGGGAAGGACCAGAAGATATGATAGAAAATGAAATGGATGGTGCACCAATGGCTATAGATGAAAATGATCCAAATTATGTAGATgaggaagaagaaaggagaaTATTAAGAGGAGAAGTTAGTGGAGTTGAAGGTTTGGTTATTGGAGAAATTGATGTGGCTAAAGTTGCAAATAATGAAGGTGTGGGAAGAGTTGATGTTGTTGATCCTTTTTTGCAAACTAATACGTAA
- the LOC107766703 gene encoding uncharacterized protein LOC107766703: MKPVMQENKEKVDTKNVDKIKYIERKLTEKGVQRLERHPADGLPLKHGPKKGHGGKFTWEGPDKEAENEMEPAPPALDEKDPNYVDEIAEEKLMKEEEIGGVVVGKVEVAKVAEEGVARVEIDPNLKVN; encoded by the coding sequence ATGAAGCCAGTGATGCAGGAAAACAAGGAGAAAGTTGACACGAAAAACGTCGACAAAATTAAGTATATAGAAAGAAAATTAACAGAAAAAGGAGTGCAGAGATTGGAAAGACATCCAGCAGATGGGCTACCATTGAAACACGGTCCAAAAAAGGGCCATGGCGGAAAGTTTACATGGGAAGGACCTGATAAGGAAGCGGAAAATGAAATGGAGCCAGCGCCGCCGGCATTGGACGAGAAGGATCCGAACTATGTGGATGAAATAGCAGAGGAAAAGTTGATGAAAGAGGAGGAAATTGGAGGAGTTGTGGTGGGGAAAGTTGAAGTGGCAAAAGTGGCTGAAGAAGGTGTTGCTAGAGTTGAAATTGATCCTAATTTGAAGGTTAATTAG